A genome region from Streptomyces pratensis includes the following:
- the xseA gene encoding exodeoxyribonuclease VII large subunit, with product MALTTSPEAPLPVGDVSRLIGGWIDRLGAVWVEGQITQLSRRPGAGVVFLTLRDPSHDISVSVTCFRQVFDRIADVVTEGARVVVLAKPEWYAPRGQLSLRATEIRPVGIGELLVRLEQLKKSLAAEGLFALDRKKPLPFLPQLIGLVSGRASAAERDVLENARRRWPAVRFEVRNTAVQGVHAVNQVVQAVQELDGLPEVDVIVIARGGGSVEDLLPFSDEALIRAVAACRTPVVSAIGHEPDSPLLDLVADLRASTPTDAAKKVVPDVGEELDRVQQLRDRALRTVRGLIDREERGLAHALGRSSMERPQRMVDEREAEIDALAGRSRRVLGHLLDRADSELAHTRARVVALSPAATLERGYAVLQRPDGHVVRSPADAGAPGEELRARVSEGEFTVRVAE from the coding sequence ATGGCTCTCACTACGTCCCCGGAAGCCCCGCTGCCCGTCGGCGACGTGTCACGGCTGATCGGCGGCTGGATCGACCGGCTCGGCGCGGTCTGGGTCGAGGGGCAGATCACCCAGCTGTCGCGCCGGCCCGGCGCCGGAGTGGTGTTCCTGACGCTGCGTGACCCGTCCCACGACATCTCGGTGAGCGTGACCTGCTTCCGGCAGGTGTTCGACCGGATCGCCGATGTGGTGACGGAGGGCGCGCGGGTGGTCGTCCTCGCCAAGCCGGAGTGGTACGCCCCGCGCGGGCAGCTGTCACTGCGGGCCACGGAGATACGGCCGGTGGGCATCGGAGAGCTGCTGGTGCGGCTGGAGCAGCTGAAGAAGTCACTGGCCGCCGAGGGGCTTTTCGCGCTGGACCGGAAGAAGCCGCTCCCCTTCCTGCCGCAGCTGATCGGTCTGGTTTCCGGGCGGGCGTCGGCGGCGGAGCGCGATGTGCTGGAGAACGCCAGGCGTCGCTGGCCCGCCGTGCGCTTCGAGGTGCGCAACACCGCGGTGCAGGGTGTGCACGCCGTGAACCAGGTGGTGCAGGCCGTGCAGGAGCTGGACGGCCTGCCGGAGGTCGACGTGATCGTCATCGCCCGCGGCGGCGGCAGTGTCGAGGACCTTCTGCCGTTCTCCGACGAGGCGCTGATCCGGGCGGTGGCCGCGTGCCGTACGCCGGTGGTCTCCGCCATCGGGCACGAGCCGGACTCCCCCCTGCTGGACCTGGTGGCCGATCTGCGGGCGTCGACTCCGACGGACGCCGCGAAGAAGGTGGTGCCGGACGTGGGCGAGGAGCTCGACCGTGTCCAGCAGCTCCGGGACCGCGCGCTGCGGACCGTGCGGGGGCTCATCGACCGGGAGGAGCGGGGGCTGGCGCACGCGCTCGGCAGGTCCTCCATGGAGCGGCCGCAGCGGATGGTGGACGAGCGGGAGGCGGAGATCGACGCGCTGGCCGGGCGGAGCCGCAGGGTGCTCGGGCATCTGCTGGACCGCGCCGACTCGGAGCTGGCGCACACCCGGGCCCGGGTCGTGGCGCTGTCGCCCGCGGCGACGCTGGAGCGGGGATACGCGGTGCTGCAGCGACCGGACGGCCATGTGGTGCGCTCCCCGGCGGACGCGGGGGCGCCGGGTGAGGAGCTGCGGGCGCGGGTCTCCGAGGGTGAGTTCACCGTGAGGGTCGCGGAGTGA
- a CDS encoding DUF4245 domain-containing protein has product MSGCPMVGPLGAHATIESVASKRGKQTVRDMILSMLVITAVAGVVYIFIPHDDKADPIKAVDYRVELATARRAAPYPVAAPAGLAEGWKPTSVSYEGHNGAGWHLGYLDPDDRYVAVEQSTTPAKKYVPQVSQDAENTGRTREVSGRVWEVWEGPKYDALVLHAEGVTTVVTGSAPADRLAEMAGALKTAPAATPSAGTPAATPSAGTPAATPSAGTPAATPSAGTPAVTPSAGTPASEAPAA; this is encoded by the coding sequence ATGAGCGGGTGCCCGATGGTCGGGCCCCTTGGGGCGCATGCCACCATTGAGTCCGTGGCAAGCAAGCGAGGCAAGCAGACCGTCCGGGACATGATCCTGTCGATGCTCGTGATCACCGCAGTGGCGGGCGTCGTCTACATCTTCATTCCGCACGACGACAAGGCGGACCCGATCAAGGCGGTCGACTACCGGGTCGAGCTCGCGACGGCGCGTCGCGCCGCACCGTACCCGGTGGCGGCCCCCGCCGGCCTCGCGGAAGGCTGGAAGCCGACCTCCGTCTCGTACGAGGGGCACAACGGCGCCGGCTGGCACCTCGGCTACCTCGACCCGGACGACAGGTACGTGGCCGTGGAACAGTCGACGACCCCGGCGAAGAAGTACGTCCCCCAGGTCAGCCAGGACGCCGAGAACACCGGGCGTACGCGTGAGGTGTCGGGCCGGGTCTGGGAGGTCTGGGAGGGCCCGAAGTACGACGCTTTGGTGCTGCACGCCGAGGGCGTGACGACGGTGGTCACCGGCTCGGCCCCGGCGGACCGGCTGGCGGAGATGGCCGGCGCGCTGAAGACGGCCCCCGCCGCGACCCCCTCCGCCGGCACCCCCGCCGCGACTCCCTCCGCAGGCACCCCCGCCGCGACCCCCTCCGCGGGCACCCCCGCCGCGACCCCCTCCGCGGGCACCCCCGCCGTGACTCCCTCCGCAGGCACCCCCGCCTCCGAGGCCCCCGCCGCCTGA
- a CDS encoding exodeoxyribonuclease VII small subunit yields MTDDGTTDDGTTTAAATGTLGYEQARDELIEVVRRLEAGGTTLEESLALWERGEELAKVCRRWLEGARARLDAALARPEELSDAGGGTD; encoded by the coding sequence ATGACGGACGACGGGACGACGGACGACGGGACGACGACGGCTGCCGCGACGGGCACGCTCGGGTACGAGCAGGCGCGGGACGAGCTGATCGAGGTCGTACGCCGCCTGGAGGCGGGCGGCACGACTCTGGAGGAGTCGCTGGCCCTGTGGGAGCGCGGCGAGGAACTGGCGAAGGTGTGCCGACGCTGGCTGGAGGGTGCGCGGGCCCGGCTGGACGCGGCCCTGGCGCGCCCGGAGGAGCTCTCCGACGCGGGCGGCGGCACGGACTGA
- a CDS encoding malonic semialdehyde reductase, translating into MSLVLDPAAQDLLFREARTANTFTDEPVTDEQVQAIYDLVKYGPTAFNQSPLRVVLVRTPEARERLVKHMAEGNRPKTSTAPLVALLVADHEFHEELPALLPHFPQAKDAFFSERPVREQSAALNAGLQAAYFIIGVRAAGLAAGPMTGYDAAGIEKEFLDSDHKLLMAVNIGKPGEDAWFPRLPRLSYDEVVTTV; encoded by the coding sequence ATGTCCCTCGTTCTTGACCCCGCCGCCCAGGACCTCCTCTTCCGCGAGGCCCGCACTGCCAACACGTTCACCGACGAGCCGGTGACCGACGAGCAGGTCCAGGCGATCTACGACCTGGTCAAGTACGGCCCCACCGCCTTCAACCAGTCGCCGCTGCGCGTCGTCCTGGTCCGCACGCCGGAGGCCCGCGAGCGTCTCGTCAAGCACATGGCCGAGGGCAACCGCCCGAAGACCTCGACCGCCCCGCTGGTCGCGCTCCTCGTCGCGGACCACGAGTTCCACGAGGAACTCCCCGCACTCCTGCCGCACTTCCCGCAGGCCAAGGACGCGTTCTTCTCCGAGCGCCCGGTCCGCGAGCAGTCCGCCGCGCTGAACGCCGGACTGCAGGCCGCCTACTTCATCATCGGCGTCCGCGCCGCCGGCCTGGCCGCCGGCCCGATGACCGGCTACGACGCCGCGGGCATCGAGAAGGAGTTCCTGGACAGCGACCACAAGCTGCTCATGGCCGTCAACATCGGCAAGCCGGGCGAGGACGCCTGGTTCCCGCGTCTGCCGCGCCTGTCCTACGACGAGGTCGTCACGACGGTCTGA